The following coding sequences are from one Xiphophorus couchianus chromosome 7, X_couchianus-1.0, whole genome shotgun sequence window:
- the LOC114148320 gene encoding X-ray repair cross-complementing protein 5, giving the protein MAGAKSALVLCMDVGFSMSNSAPGEEPPFAQAKKVIQKFVQRQVFAETKDELALVLFGTDSTKNSLDQDGQYQNITVHRHLMVPDFELLEEIEHQIHPENQQADWLDALVVSMDLLQTETKGKKCDRLNIVLLTDLNTEASSDKLDVIIENLKQAGITLQFFLPFPVEDEEEGEGDEDRTGSGDPGRGKGLSREQRSGLEMVKNIMLSLDEEEGLEEIYTFRNAVEQLCMFKRIERRPMAWPCQLTIGSSLSIRIVGYKAVTEEKLKKMWITVDAQTNQRDDVKRETVFCLDDDNETEVQKEDIIQGFRYGSDIVPFSKVDQDQMKYKHDGKCFAVLGFTKKNLVLRHQFMGTQIVKIFPARDDEHAGVAMSALIRGLDELNMVAIVRYAYDRRSNPQVGAAFPCIKPDYECLLYVQLPFMEDLYGRQFTFPSLENNKKIAPSETQLSAIDSLIDSMMLVTEDEDLLKPHHLPNPAFQRHFQCLHHRAVHADSPLPPMEPWLEAALDRPEVIQERCQAPLQEIKKLFPLTEVEKKKKLKTSAQIFGKDSEEPDAKKAKEDEEEDEYNLANIAEGSVTSVGSVDPARDFRALIKQKTLSFGEVCQQLTHRIEQLLSNKNTHYYMKSITCIQAFREQSVKQGNADLFNSYLQSLKRSIPSRGLEVFWDLLVQDAVTLISKDKVEGSAVSKSEASQFLLAEEKKEQVAPEPVEDTGDVDDLLDMM; this is encoded by the exons ATGGCCGGAGCAAAG TCAGCCCTGGTTCTCTGCATGGATGTGGGCTTCTCCATGTCCAACTCAGCCCCTGGTGAAGAGCCTCCATTTGCACAGGCGAAAAAAGTCATCCAGAAGTTTGTCCAGCGCCAG gtttttgCAGAGACCAAGGATGAACTGGCTTTGGTTCTGTTTGGCACGGATTCCACCAAAAACTCTTTGGACCAGGATGGGCAATACCAGAACATTACAGTGCATCGTCATCTTATGGTGCCAGACTttgagctgctggaggagattGAACATCAGATCCACCCTGAGAATCAGCAGGCTGACT GGCTGGATGCTCTTGTAGTTTCCATGGATCTTCTCCAGACAGAAACCAA ggGGAAGAAGTGTGATCGCTTAAACATTGTTCTCCTGACTGACCTGAACACGGAAGCCAGTTCAGACAAGCTGGATGTTATTATTGAGAACTTGAAACAAGCTGGAATCACCCTGCAGTTCTT TTTGCCTTTCCCAGTGGAGGATGAAGAAGAGGGTGAAGGAGATGAGGACCGAACGGGTTCCGGTGACCCTGGTAGGGGCAAAGGTCTCTCCAGGGAACAGCGAAGTGGCCTggaaatggttaaaaacatcATGCTGAGTCTGGACGAGGAGGAGGGCCTGGAAGAAATTTACACATTCAG GAATGCTGTGGAGCAGCTGTGTATGTTTAAACGCATTGAGAGGAGACCCATGGCCTGGCCCTGTCAGCTCACCATCGGTAGCTCTCTGTCCATCCGTATTGTTGGCTACAAAGCA GTGACTGAggagaaactgaagaaaatgtggATCACAGTCGATGCTCAAACCAACCAGAGAGATGATGTGAAGAGAGAGACTGTTTTCTGTCTGGACGATGACAATGAGACAGAGGTGCAGAAGGAAGACATTATTCAGG GTTTTCGTTACGGAAGTGATATTGTGCCTTTCTCCAAAGTGGATCAGGATCAGATGAAATACAAGCATGATGGGAAGTGCTTTGCTGTCCTGGGCTTCACTAAAAAGAACTTg GTTCTTCGCCATCAGTTCATGGGAACACAAATTGTCAAGATATTTCCTGCACGGGATGATGAG CATGCAGGCGTGGCCATGTCGGCTCTGATCCGTGGTCTGGATGAGCTCAACATGGTTGCCATCGTTCGTTATGCCTACGACCGGCGCAGCAATCCTCAAGTGGGCGCTGCATTCCCGTGTATCAAGCCTGATTATGAG TGCCTCTTATATGTTCAGCTGCCCTTCATGGAAGATCTTTATGGAAGACAGTTTACATTTCCTTCTCTTGAGAACAACAAGAAGATTGCTCCATCAG AGACGCAGCTGTCAGCCATCGACTCTCTTATCGATTCGATGATGCTTGTAACAGAAGACGAAGATTTGCTCAAACCTCACCATCTTCCCAACCCTGCTTTCCAGAGACACTTCCAG tgtCTGCACCACAGGGCTGTACACGCTGACTCTCCTCTTCCCCCCATGGAGCCGTGGCTGGAGGCTGCTCTCGATCGCCCTGAGGTCATCCAGGAACGCTGCCAAGCTCCACTGCAGGAGATAAAGAAGTTGTTTCCACTCACCGAagtagagaagaaaaagaagctgaaGACAAGCGCTCAGATTTTTGGCAAAGA CTCTGAGGAACCAGAtgccaaaaaagcaaaagaagacgaagaggaggatgagTATAACCTGGCAAACATTGCTGAAGGATCTGTTACTTCT GTGGGAAGTGTAGATCCAGCCCGGGACTTCCGCGCTCTGATCAAACAGAAAACTCTTTCGTTCGGAGAAG TCTGTCAGCAATTGACTCACAGGATAGAGCAGCTGCTTAGCAACAAGAACACGCACTACTACATGAAAAGCATCACCTGTATCCAGGCTTTCAGAGAGCAGTCTGTAAAG CAGGGGAATGCTGATCTGTTCAACAGTTACCTTCAGTCCCTGAAAAGGAGTATTCCCAGCAGAGGCCTCGAGGTCTTCTGGGACCTGCTTGTTCAAG ACGCTGTGACTTTGATCAGCAAGGACAAGGTTGAAGGAAGCGCCGTGTCGAAAAGTGAAGCCTCTCAG TTTCTTTTGgctgaggaaaagaaagaacaagttGCTCCTGAACCTGTGGAAGACACTGGCGATGTTGATGACTTG CTGGACATGATGTAA